The following is a genomic window from Tripterygium wilfordii isolate XIE 37 chromosome 19, ASM1340144v1, whole genome shotgun sequence.
GTATAGTCTATTGGAGATTGACCTTTAATTTATTGATCGCTACTTTGCTACAGATTTGCTGTGGAGGACAGAGCTATAATTTCTCATCTATTTCATCAATGGGCCAAGAAGAAAGCATTTCAAAATCCTAAGAGATTGCTTGACAAGGTTACCTTCTAGTTCTTTAAAGTCATTTCCAATATTTTGAACTATATGATCATAGAATTGAAtgctgaaatattttttttctcacggAAAAACCAAGCATCCATGTCCTTTATTAATCTGTGTTTGGTAGTCAGGTAGTTGGCCGATGGAGGGCCTATTCTGGAACAAATATAAACTATACTTCATGCTCTCACTTTTTTCTGAATGGGTTCTACAGTGCATCTTGTTTTGTTACAGATTGTAATTTGAATCTGTGCAAACCTAAAATGTAGTCGCCTATGGTAGCCAATATTGTGTATCTAGGCTACTATGATAGTGGAACAATCTGAAGATGTCAACTAAACTATAAAGGCAAGACCAAACCGTAATATTAAGAGCTATTCTTTTTTTCCCAGTTTCATTCTGGCTTatccaaaatatttaaaaattatgtaCCCAAAATAAAGCGGGCCAATACCAACAGTCTCCTCATGTTACATtctgtatttatttttcttcggattctttttcattcatttgTTGTCTGTTGAAGACCTTATAGGCTATATAGTTTTGTCAATACATTTTGCAAGATTTGGTATCCTTGCATATTATAGGAGCAAAATACCATGTTATCTTTAATGTTTACTGTTATTTTATTGCAGAATTATTAGTtcaatttatcatttttatttctGTAAATTTGTGAAAGCTCTTCATTATTGATTACATACGCTTTTCAAAATTCTATGAGAGCAGTTATTTCCAGAATTCCAGACTTTTCTATCTTTTGATTGTGGAAACTCTGGAGATTGGATTAATTCAATGTTTGGCTTATATGGAAGTGGCAACTTTTCACTTCTCACTTGGGAAATCCATTTCAGCAAGCCCTAACATTTGGCATTTTTACCTCCTAGAGTTGCCTTCAATATGCGGGCAACGTGTGTAACATGTATATGGTGTATGACTTTTGGTCACTGTTTGATGCTTTATTTCTCTGTATTCACAGGTTAGTTTTGTAATAGATGAACGCCTGAGagtcaagaaaaacaaacacaaggTCGTGTAATTCTTTGTATCTGTATGCAGTTCTATTTGCTGTTGTCTGCTTTGTTGTTTTAGTTAATTTCCCTGCTGTGCAGCTCTAACTTGTCGTTTTGTTCCACATTCTAGCTCACCACTGATGCGATTCCTCTTTGGTTGTTTGTATGTATGTTGAAGAATGAATGTCTCTGTTCATTAAtgtcattttatactcttggaTGTGATAGTGGTGACATTTTTTTGGAGACAATGGTGAATAATGAATTTAAAATTTCCTATACAAGATCATACTCTGAATAATGAGCACCTAATCAAGAGTTCTATTAAAAAGCTAGTTCGTGAAATGTTTAGTATGGCAATTTCTCCATTGTTATTTAAGTTTTTTTGGTCCCATCTCAGATTATTTCAACTAAATTAAAGGATATAATCCAAAAACGAAGGATTAGACTGGAAAAATTGTAACGAGTTAGAATTTAAGTTTCTCAAATGGCAAAAAAGTTGCAGTTGGATGAAGGTAGCGAAAAACTAATGGAGTGAAGGAGGGTTGTCATCTAAGACACTTGTCTGAACTTATGCTGTTTAGCAGATATTTTCTCAGGTAGGGAAAACTAAAAGAGTGATAGAGGGTTGTCATCTAAGACACTTGTCTGAACATATGCTGTTTAGCAGATAATTTCTCAGGTAGGGTAGCTACATGAATTATAAGGCCATTTCTGTTAGCGTACTTTAATAGCTTGTGTGTCAAGAGCTTCTAGTCCGCGAAGTTGTGGAGATGCTCTTATCttattattttctgttttccagTGAATAAATGAGTTGCATGgtgtattgtttttttttttccctagctTTGAAGTCCATATTTTATTCTGAAGTTACTACTTACTAACACTGCTCGTACATTATTTATCAGGATGTTTTACGCTCTCTGAGATCTTCCTTGAGTTGTGAGGAAGCATTTCAATATGCAGAATATGTGAGCCTATTTGTCTTTGTATCTAATAGAAGAGTCATTAAATCAACATACACAATTAGTTATCCAATTTCACTTTAATTATTTGAAATAGGTTTTAAGATGGGAGCAAATTCCTGTTGATGAACGAGCTCATTTGATGCGGGAAAAACAGGTTAGCTTTTCATGTCATGACTATGGTAGTTTTCTCAGTAATTTTATCTGGCTTGACCATACTTACAATATGTCATCTTAGAAATTCAGAACGTGCTTCTCTAACTGGGAAGTTTTATCGGTAATTTTCTTAGCATGACAAGGCTCAAGAGAGGGGGAGGATTTTGATGGGGGAACTTACTTCATCTAAGAGCTAAGAGAACTTGGAAGAACTTTCCTGATAATATAaatgttttaacaaaaaataattgtttagCTGACATCAATGCCATCATATATATTGCATCTCGGACAGCCATTTTCttgcaatttatttattttcttgcaatttATTGCTTTCACATAGGCAACGGACATTCTTTGattaacatatattaatttatatatatatcctcaCAATTATCAGTAAATGTTTCTGAAGTTCAGTAGCATTATATAGATTGCAACTTGATTTTAGAAGCGCTGCTTGGGAAATAGATTTGTTAACTTTGTTTCTCTCCTCTGTTTCAGGAACATTTTCAGAAATTAAGGATTGAGAATTCAATGGGTTCATCTGAACCAACTTCTAAACAGGCAAGTAACAGTCTTTGAATTAACAAAGTGTTCCTACGCTCTTTGCAATTAGATGCTGGActcagatgatttttttttattttttttattttggtaagTATATCATATGATGATGCTTTCTCTTATTTCCCATATCTTGTAATTACGAGAGCTTGCTCCATCATTTTTACATGCAGAAGAACATTCGTTACTGTCTTGTGATATAGATCTTCATTTGCACTCGCCCAAACATTTACAGTAATTGAATTGACTTAAGATCTTGTTGCGATCGCCTCCTCCCCTGTTATATATTTTCATCCAGTAGTCTGACATACCATACAGATTTCTTAGGCAGGTGATAACTTTGTTCAACTTTCTCGTTTTCTCAATTGCAGATAGCATATCTACAAAATTTGGGATGCACCGTCGTGCCTACATCGCGTCTTCATGCTTCTCATTTGATAGAGCAGTACAAATCATTGTAAGTCAGTATGGTAAACTGCATATATTGAATTCTTACTGTTTCAGATGCCACCATTAAAacacttttattaattttttttatgagttaTCATCGCTGTCTCAATGACTTTTTCCTTACTGGGCTGCAATTGAACCTTGATCCTGTGTTTAAATCAATTTTTAAGCTTTCACTAGCTGACGCTAATCAAAATAAGCCTGGTTGCCTCAGATACTCTGCAATGACAAATGCTACATAGGccctttgttttgattttcaattttgggGTTCAGTTCTGATGCTGCTAAGATATACCTTAATAAAGGACGGAAATCTTCCGTAGCCATACCATATAAGAGGCAATGTGAGCTTACACTGCCACAAATACAATTGTCAGCACTGATGTTCACAAACATTTTGAGCTATTTAGGGGGGGTGGGGGGGTTTACAGAGAATTTACAGCACTTGAACCATACACTGAGACTGGAAAAGAGGGAGAGCAGCAACTCTAATCAAATGGATCAATGCGTGGGTCATGTTCACTGGCCATAGCCATTCCAGTGCAAAGGCATGTGGGACACATGACCTGCCACATACAAATTTTacaatatcaaaatcaaacaacTGAGTCAAAAAAAAGGACATTTTTTGTATGATTCAGTGATTCGAATATTTGACTCCAATCTATCAATCTCCCCAAGTTCTCTTAACACACAAGGCTCGGTCATGAATCAAACCTAGCAAATGCTCCACCAATGGATGTGCATCTTATACACAGATGAATCATTAGCGATCCTGACCAACACAAGCAAGTCTTTTCTTGCAGAATTCTCCCTCAAGTTCTTTTAAACATGAGAGCTCTCACTTTAGAATCGCATCTAGTAGTTGGTCACCATGCAGATGTATGTACAACTAATACAAACATGGGAGGGTATGCAGAAACAACAATAATTCTTCCATTTGTTCACTTGGCAACTAAAGACATTAATAACAGGTTTAGATGTCGAACCTTTCCGGAACCTGAACAATTCGAACATCTCTCTGTTCTGGGGGCAGACAAAGGCTGACCTCCGCCATTAACCGTTGAAACTGGTTCAATCAGAACAAGAGACCCAGTGTTTGAGCAACGAGCACAAGCAAGATATCCTGCATTTTGcaaaatcaatatcaataatTAAAAGGGCAATATCCCTTTTCTATGTGATAAGGCATGCATGCATGAAAACGGATTAGTATAGTAGTATATCTAATGACAAAGATGACGATGGAAGCACAGATTAAAATGCAAACAGAGCAGAAAATTTAGTGACCAGCCACATATGATACGACAACTCTCTTTGTAAAAAAATGCTAAAATTCTCATAGCTCATATTCTTAGCACCCAAAAAAAGCACAACAGGCAGTGGTATACAAGATAGAACAGTTTCTGCTTCATTGttaataagttcaaaattatgcaTAAGGATGTTGACGACACTTTCAAGCAGGCATAGAGGAGATTGATAGAGCAAGTAACATATAAGTTACGGGAAGTGGAAAGCTGAAGAAGAAATAAACACAAGGAAGGAGAATGGAATGCAGTTGTGAGTTTGGTGCATACCAGTTCCAAGGCaatatttgcatcttttatgcTCCTGTTGTTTTACATTGTTTATCTCAACCACCATCAATGCAGAAATCACTCCAACCGCTCCTCCAGAAAATGATGCTACTATTGGATCAACCTGACTGCACTTTGCAAGAGGGTAATTGCCTAATAGATTAGTGTCTAACAAAAGCAACATTAAATTAAGATCACGTACAATATTTGCATGGAAATGATACGAACCTGTTAGCCTATCGCGATTTCAGCTACCGAATTCCAAATTTCCTTTATCTACCATCGGAAATTAGCTATCATGTTTCTTTTGAGATTTATTAATATTCAACATTCTAAAAGGTTGTGAAGAGGACAGGGTTCGGAATAGGCAGGATatacgcaaaccttaccccacataatatgtgaagaggttgTTTTCAAGAACTGAACCTATGACATCTAGGTTGTactcctacaactctaccattgggccatATGTTTGCTTGTAAATAACATATTATTCAACATGATTACTGCAAAAATTATTCATTCACAATGGTAGATAACGACACAGGAAACAGGTGTCTAAGAGAACTTAAAGGGCTAGAGAtagaaagatttgaagaaagaaacTACTGGTAATCTCATTAGTTGAAACCTTATCAACCAGTCGGAAACCTTTTCGACTAGTTATTCCATGGCCAATGTAAGAAAAGTTGATGAAAATAAAACCTTACAAATATGGAATACGTGCAGCTGGAAGCTTGTGATGCAACAACACAACAAAGTTGATACTTGATATACACAAATTGCGAGGTCTGATAGATAATATCTACTCTGCATGCCTCATTAGATGAGACAATTGAAAGCAGATTAAATCAAGCACAGAAAACCAAATTTAGAAAACTCTATAGCTattattgatttaaaacaagGATATGAGTCATACCTCAACTGCATTGGCAGATGCACACTACGAATAAAATCTTCATATGATGTGCCCCCTAATCCAAGCTTGAGCTCCAGCTGAAATGTGAAATAAATACTTGAGATCAAAGCAAATCAATACATATTTCTACCCTCTAAAATATTTGGTTCTTGTAAATTGAGGAATTTGGATACTCATGGGCTGACCCTGGGAAAAAGGAATGGAATGGGTACATCTTACACATACGCGAGACAAGCCATGAAAAGACTAGTATTGTATATAGTGAATGATGCAAAAGCCAATACAAttcaaattttttatcaatTGATGACGTATGCCTATTCCTTACATAGTTACATTTGTCCAAATTCAATGTACTTTGAACTGAATAAGAATCTTAAAGTAGACATTTACAGCAGCAATATCAAGTGTTTTTATTGTTTCCAggtttaaaagaaatttttaagaaaaaggCATTAGTCGCCTATTTTTCTTAATTATGTTGTCTGTGTTCCATTATCTACTTTTCCACTTCCAGTAATTTATCTCATTAGACAAATCAGTAACCCATTCTCTGTTTAAGGAGGGTCCAACACAAGGATCATTTAAGTTTGTAACACATAGAAAACAGTTGTGCGCACATCCATCAATGGGATATAGATGCTCGCTACAATCTTATTGAAATCTATTGGTCAACCAGATGGTTAAAAGAGTGAACTAAGATAACTTACTGCGGGTGCTAGAAGGCCGCCGAAAATGATGATCCCAGCAATAAGCGAAAAACAAGTGGCATAATACAGCCTAAGATTCGCAGAGCTCTGCAGGAAACATATTAGATAACTACTACATAACTTGTTAATAAACAACAGATAAATTTATTTCTGGCTAAATAGGAAACAATTACAATGGGAAGTCATGAGTAAAATCAAATGtgatgaggtgaaatcttttgTACCAAAAAATGAGATcacatgatagaaatgaatcaAAAGCAAGCTCACCAAAGGAGGTAAAAATGGAATGAATGACGGAAAATTAGGGAGTTCATTCTCTTGCTCTTCCTTTATAATTCCAAGCTCCGCATTTTTAATCCTCTGTTGTATTCTCAGCCTACGAACCTGTGCATTTCAAAAGACACAAAAGTCATCATAAAAAGCATTGACTCTTAATGTATTGAATCTGTTTCACAATGAGAGTTATGGCTGAATAAGCAAATTCTGCTTGCTGCTCTTCTTGACAAAATACAATCAAGAAGATCCCACTGATAATGAATGATTTATATATCTAAGGCTAAAAGATTATTTAGATTCATGAGTATCACTTGTTATGGAAGTTATCATTGTATCTCATCCAAAACAAAGAATTCTAAAAAATAAAGTCACTTTAAATGAAAAAGCCTAGCATGTTCATATAGGGATTAAGCAGTGGCTCGAACAAAGATGCGTCTGCTGGAAACATTTACAGGTGAGAATCCATAAATAGAAAGCAAAGATACACTAACCTCCTCCATATGCAGGAAGATTTTATTCCGCCGACTCCGAATGTTATCTTGAATCTCTAGCAATTCCATTTTTGCAAAGTCCTGCACCGTCTCAGGCCCTTCTATGATACAAAATCTGCTTTCAGTATTACCAATAAGTGTCTATTTAATGTCCAGCTTCAAAATCTATGTCGATTATATCCAACTATAAGAAGTAGAGAAAATTCACAACTAACTGATACTCTGATTCAACAAATGTTTGCAGGCTAAACACATAAATCGAAATTACAATCGCCAATACACAACGGAGATGGAGGAGATATACCCGGCGGCGGTTTTATCAGCGGAATCGGAGTCAATCGAAGGCGCGAAAGAAGGCGACTCCGGATCGGACGCCTTGAATCGCCATTTGGAGTTCAGTCTGGAGACTCTGGACTTCACATATACAAATCCGGAGCCGGAGTAACGAGAATTGTACGGACATAGAGGCTTTACCGGACACGAAGCAGTCAAAACCCGACCCGAACAAATCATCCTGAAATGCTATCCGTCTCCTTCTCTAGGTACTCACAAAGTCTCCCAATCGAGTAACGACAAGAGGGAGCATTGAAAACGGCTTCCGGCATCTTTCCTAAACATTCTTATGGTGTTGTGATACGTGGTAGGACCGTCGGAGACGCttgctttaatttttttaattttttcccctttttatatAAATGGTGTGGATTTGCCGTTTTGGTGGCGGCACTTTTTGTTGGACTCGAATAAAAGCCCACTTTACAAAATTGGTGGAAACAAAGCCTATACCGGCCtggataacataacttggcccaAGCACGAAACAAAGCCCATAAAAGGGGCCCATGACTGTAAAACAGAAGAATCGTAAGAGATGTGAACTGCGAACCTAAGACCCTAACGTAACTGCGATAAATTCTCCGACCCCAATCTAATCCATACGGCTCATATCGGCCGCTCTCGGTGTCTTCCTTTAATGGTTTGTTTGGCGGTATCGTTTAGCTTGTCATTGTTCTTCgttgtttgttgtttttgatgttttgattttattttcgcTTCCTCTAATTGGGATTTGATTTTGAGCTTGTATGTCAATCGATCCTAATTGAAGtgtggtttttttgtttttgtttatatatttgagTTTTTCCTTTGATTGAAGTTTGGACTCTTCGAAAGAGTTGTTTTGAGTTGGGGATATTGTAGATTACAATGAGGATTCTTAGCTCCCTCTTCTGATTGGAGTTGAAGAGATTGGCTGGCAGAATCGAACCTATGACTTTTATAGCCATCACTGAGTAATCATTCAATCCCCAACATTGAAAACTTTATTTCTATAATTTTATTCTtattattgaaatttgaaactaaGTAACTAACATTGTTTTAGATTGGGATGAAGCATTTATATTATATTCCAACACTTGACCCGAGGCTTTGATGTTCTCACATTTGCTTCTGAACATTGCTATAAACAATGGATGTCTTGTGGTTTGCCTAATATCACCGGGTTTTGTTGGATTGAATTGTGGCAGGCAATCAGGCATTTGAGTGTTTTTACTTGTTTGCGTCTTTGATGGGTTGATTTTATTTGTTGGATGAAATGTAACCTTAAAAACTGATCTTTTTTAGACTAGAGAGGTTTGGTGAGCAAAGGTCTGGTTGTAATTGGCTTTGTTAAAAATTTTGCATTGACAATGATCATATAAGTTTGATAAGACTGCATTTTATGATACTTGTACACAATAAGGAACAACAATGTCAATGTTGCTTATTTTGATATGATATGGATAAATTTGTTTTGAACTCAATCTATGAAGGAAAACTAAAGTTCTATTTGTTCACACAAACCATGAGTGAGGTTCATCAGTTCATGAAATTTGAAGTCTTATGCCTTGGAAAATATTTAAGAATTGTATGGGCCTGCTTAACTTTTGTGGTCACGTTACTGTAATGCATTTTTCATTGAACTtgcatttgaaaaagttttagCCAAAAGCAGTAAGTTAGAAGCTCATTGCTTTGTTGGTAGAACTCAAAACCCTCCCTGTTTGTTGTCTGGCTCTTGATTAGTTCATTATGGttggtttattttttatttgtttgattctTATCATACATAAGATATATGTTGGTGTCATCAAGTGATGAAATATGGATAAATCTTAGGACACCTTCCTACATAGCTCATTTGCTATGGATGAGAATAACTTTTCCattctgatgatgatgatgacctaTGAATATGTAGTAGTTATTCCTACTCTATGGTAAATTCTTTTTTGTATAAATAATTGAAGTAAATTCTTAGCATGAAAGAAGCCTCCCTTTTGTGTCTTTACAATATCCTCACTTATGAAAGTCTTCATGAACATAAGTTTGCACTTGGAATGCATTTGTTGTTCTAAAGCACAATGTGTTAAGTGGATCCTCAGGTTTTTCTCTTTTGTGAATGTGGACTTTATTTTTTCACTCTATAATGTATGTTCTTCATCAAGTCTGATTATAAGCAATTGTTTATGTATCTCTACATTGAGGTTTTATGTTTGCTAGGTCATTTGGTGTGTCTAGAGAATGTTGTAATTTGAAGAAAGATGTGAGAAATAGAAGATGGAGGTGTTTTGAGAGTTGGCTCATGCTTATAATTCACATCTCTAGCTAACACCAACCCATGTAAGACTTTTTAAAAATCGACACTTGTGTGCTCGATTATGGTAGGCTTTAGGCTTCACAAGTTAACTATACGGGGATTTGTTAGGATCAAGTCCGACCCTAGTCACTTTGGTGCCTAAAGCGGCACGATAGTGGtttcctataaaaaaaaaatcgtaaatAAGAAGGCACTCAAATAATTTTGTATATCAAAGTGATCAATAAATACATCAAAATGTAAATATAAAACGTAGATATAGAATTTGGTCTTGGTGATTTACAAGtagcaaaattttatttttatttttttttgcttttttaacATGTCCAAAATTCTGTTTATGCACCTTCAAATTCGAATATCTagataaaattgaaaataaaaaagaaattagaaTTATTTTCGGGCTGAGGTGAGGCAGAGGGATAAGGCAAGAGAAGTAATAGTTATTTGGACTTATTTTCCAGTTAGATTGATTTTGACCTGCTCGGAATGATATAGtgtaaaacaaaattttagaaATTTGGTGTCATTATGGCCTTGGGCCCAAATTTTGGCCCAGGGCCGGCACTAATCTATGCTTTGATAAcatgttataattttaagaactTTTTACAATTCAATTTTTATACAAGAGTTGTAAATTGAATGTCTTTCCTGATAAGGATGATGTGAGGATGTTGTTTGTGTGGGTAATTTTGTGAGTTCCATGTGATGTATCTTTTGTCTCATGGTAGCCTGCACTAGtctgttaaattttttttgttgttgggtTAGTTATGCACTATACGTGTTTCTAGTGATTCACATGGCATCATCTATTGTCAATCGGCCCCATGTGTACTGGCTCATTCGATATTGTGTTGTGATTATGTTTTGTGGATTAGTGTGGTATTAGCAGGGCCGGCCGAAGGCCTAAGAGACACCATATATTTTagaacaattatatatatatatatattagtttacATACATGATAAAAAGATTATGGTTTGGTGGTTAACatgattgttttctttttactcAACTCGAGTTTGAATCCATGAGGCAGCATTCTACTTTCATTTTTTGTTCCAATAGGGCACCATTATATCGTGTCGCTTTGGGCATCAAAATGACTAGGGCCGGCAGTATTGTACTTTCattttttgttccaataaggcaCAACTATATCGTGCCGCTttgagcatcaaaatggataggACCA
Proteins encoded in this region:
- the LOC119986003 gene encoding protein ORANGE-GREEN, chloroplastic; this encodes MICSGRVLTASCPVKPLCPYNSRYSGSGFVYVKSRVSRLNSKWRFKASDPESPSFAPSIDSDSADKTAAGFCIIEGPETVQDFAKMELLEIQDNIRSRRNKIFLHMEEVRRLRIQQRIKNAELGIIKEEQENELPNFPSFIPFLPPLSSANLRLYYATCFSLIAGIIIFGGLLAPALELKLGLGGTSYEDFIRSVHLPMQLSQVDPIVASFSGGAVGVISALMVVEINNVKQQEHKRCKYCLGTGYLACARCSNTGSLVLIEPVSTVNGGGQPLSAPRTERCSNCSGSGKVMCPTCLCTGMAMASEHDPRIDPFD